The window GCCCACAGTGCGCTGGCGGGAAGAGCGAACAAGGCCGACCTCAGAAGGATGCGGCGCACCAGGCGGGCCGATGCTACATACCGAACGCCCGCTCGAAGCGCGGCGGTGAACGGCTCTCGGTCGTCGAGCCCCACCTGCGGCGGACGTCGCCACCACCAGAGTGCAGCGACCGCTGCGACGAAGCTCAGCGCGTTGATACCGAAGACCACGGGGGCGCCGAACAGGGACAGCAACACTCCGGCGAGAGCGGGACCGACTGCGCGGGCGCCGTTCACCGTCACTCCACCGAGCGCCGAGGACGCACCGATGAGCGAGCGGGGAACGAGTTCAGGTTGGATCGCCTGCCACGCCGGTGACGTCAGTGTCGAGGTGATTCCGAGCAGGAACGTGAAGCCGAGGATGGTCCACGGTGTGAGTGCATTGAAGAAGGCGATGAGTGTCAGCACCGCGGCGATCACGGCGCTTGCCATCGATCCCCAGATCAGTAGCTTTCGGCGGTCGAGGGAATCGGCAAGAACTCCGGCGGGGAGGGAGAACAGCACGGCCGGGGCAAGGCTCGCTGTCTGGACGAGGGCGATGATGGTCGCTCCCGCTCCCGCGTCGACGAGGAACCACTGCGCACCGACGGTCTGCATCCAGGTGCCGATGTTGCTCCCCAACTGCGCGAACCACAGCACCCGAAACGCCGGGATTGCCAGCGGAGCCCAGGCGGAGGGGGCGCCGGGCTTCGTCACATCGGATGTGGAAGTCATCGGTCGGCGTCCGCCCTCAGAGATGGCTCTTCTCGAACGGCGAAGAGGTTGCCGAACGGGTCCAGAAGTTGACAGAGTCGCTCACCGGTGAAGACCGTTTTCGGCCCGCGGTGGGCTTTCGCGCCATGGGCAGTCCACTCCGCGACAACCGCGTCGACGTCGAGCACCGTCCAATACGGGACCGTCCCGGACGGGCCGGGCGAGTTCAACTCATCCATGGCGTGCAACGTCAGACGCGAACGGCCCAGCTCAAACGCAACCAACGCTCCCCCTCGAACGACAGGCTGGCAATTCAGCCGCGCTGCGTACCACTCAACCGCGGCGTCCAGATCCGCAACGAAATAGAAGACATTGCCCACCGAATCGAACGAAGCCATGCTCACGTGGCATCCATTGCGAGGACGGAACCGAGGAACGCAAGAGTCGGTCCGATGGCGACCGGGGTGTAGCCGTCTCGACCGGTCTGCTGTGTCTTCCGACGTGGCGGCATCCGCCGGGCGGAAACGTCCAGGAGCAGCGGGACGGACGGGGCAGATCCGTACTGCACGTCGAGGGTGACGAGTGAGTCCGCTGACATATCCGGGGCAGTCCTTCCGTAGTACACATCAGGCCTGGTGGCTTCGATGCAGATGGTACAAGGTGCAATCGCCCACTGGAGCGTGCAGGACGATGTTCCGACTTTCGTCCGAAGCTTTCGCTTTCGCTCGTCGCGGGTATCCAGATGTCACCGCCATTTAATGGTCATGCGCGGTGAGCGGGTCATGGCTGTGCCTTGCGATCGTCTCGCCACGTTGCTCCCGCCACTCGCGCTGTTCGGCAGAGTCGGCGGAGGCGTCTACGAACCGCCGGGCCCGCGTCAGTCCGGATGTCGTCCGGTGGTACCCGCCGAAGTGCACCACCGGGCTCCACCCCGTTGACGGGGACTCCAGAGGATCGGCCTGGCCCTCGTAGGCGTCCGAGGCGAACACGACGCGGCCGCCGACTACCGTGAGCTCGGCTTCGATGTGGGGTATCTCGTCGTCGGCGACGGAAAAGTAGTCGGCGGAGAGGATCACGAGGTCGGCGTACTTGCCGACCTCGATACTGCCCTTGGCGTGCGACTCGCCGCTGAGCTCGGCGCCGGCGATGGTGTACATCTCCAGCGCTGTTCAGCGGTCGACGAGGTTCCCAGGAGCTGAGCGCTTCACCCCGGCGATGTCGCTGCCAGTGGTGAGCCAGTGCAAAGCCAGCCACGGGTTGTACGAGGACACTCGGGTCGCGTCCGTCCCGGCGCCCACCGTGAGGCCGGCCGCGAGCAACTTGGTCACCGGCGGTGCCCACTCGGTCGCGAGAGCCCCATACCTGTTCTCGAATGCCGCCCCTTGGAAATACAGACGGTTCTGCACCGACACGCTGCCGCCGAGTGACGTGAGTCTTTCGATGCTTCGGTCGCTGATGGTTTCGGCGTGGTCGAACAACCACGGAACCCCGAGGGAGCCGCCAGAATCGCGGGCGATCCTCTCGAACACGTCGAGATCCTGAACGATGGTTTCGTCGTATGTCGCGTGGATGCGAAAGCCCCAGCCGTTCTCGACCAGCAGGCGGGCCGACGCCTCGAGGTCGGCGGCCGCACTCTCGCGCAATTGGGGTCGGGGCTCGGCGAAGTTCTCGAAATCGGCGGCGCTCCACACGAGGTTCTCGCCGGCGCCATTGGCGCGCAGCCACTGGTCGCCGTCGCCGGGTTTCACCATCGATATCCACCGTCGAAGGTCGTCCAACTCTTGCCCCGCCGTCTGGGGGAAGAGGTGATAGGCGATGCGGACGGTCAGCTCGCCGCGAGCGGCGAGCTGCATCACCGTGCCATAGTCCTCGGGGAAGTCCTGGAACCCACCAGCGGCATCGATGGCGCTAGTCAGGCCGAACCGGTTGAGCTCGCGGAAGAAATGGCGACTGGACTCGAGCTTCTGATCATCTCCCAGGACCGGACCCTTCGCCAGCGTCGAGTAAAGAACAGACGCGGTGGGGGCCGCCAGGAGCAGTCCCGTCGGCTCACCGACTCGATCGCGCACGATCTCACCGCCAGGAGGGTTGGGGGTGTCACGGGTGTACCCGATCGCGGCAACCGCTGCCTGGTTCATCAATGCGGACTGATAAAGGTGCATGACAAATACAGGGGTGTCCGGTGCGGCATCGTTTAATTCCCGCAGCGTCGGAAGACGCTTCTCTACGAACTGTGCGGCGCTCCAACCGCCGACGACCCGAACCCACTGACCAGCGGGCGTTCGGGCGGCCTGCTCACGCACCATGTGCAATGCGAGCCGCAAGCTGGGTACACCGTCCCAGCGAAGCTCCATCAGGTAGTTGTTGCCGCCTCGGATGACGTGTGTGTGAGAGTCGTTCAACCCCGGGATCACACGCCTGTTGAGAGCGTCGACGACGCGAGTGTCCGTGCCGAGATGTGGCGCCACGTCCGCGTCGGTTCCCACGGCGACGAAGACCCCGTCGGTGACCGCCACGGCGGTTGCCGACAGCCGGCTTCGGTCGCCGGTGAAGATCTTCGCATTGCGCACGATCAGGTCGGCTCCGCGTCCCGCGTCGGCTTGCGGACGCATCCCACCAACGGGCATCGATTCTGTCACCATCTCGATCACCTCGATCTTTCGCGCCGTGATCGGCACCTCCATCGCACGCTAGGAGATGCAGACGCCGCGGTGGCTAGACATTTGTAGAGGGGGCAGAGGTGGGAGCGCTCGTACGCTTTCTCCCCACGGTAACCGCTCAGGTCGAGAGGGGCACGAATGTCGAACGCGTCACCGAATCCACGGAAAGCCGCTGTGCGCCCGCCCCCATCGCAGAACCTCGCCTTGATCGTCGTGTGCGCGGCACAATTCGTGCTCCAGCTCGACTTCAGCGTGGTGAATGTCGCGTTGCCGTCGATCAAGGGCGGGCTGGGGTTCTCTGACAGCGATCTGCAGTGGATAGTCACGGGCTACGCGCTGACCTTCGGCGCGCTCCTGCTGTTTGGCGGCCGGGCAGGTGACCTCTTCGGCCAGCGGAAGATGCTTCTCCTCGGCCTGATCGTGTTCGGGGTCGGCTCCGTCGGCGGCGGGCTGGCTCCCACACCTGAAACGCTTATCGCGGCGCGCTTCGTTCAGGGGGCAGCAGGCGCCCTGGTCTCACCGGCCGCGCTGTCATCACTGACGCTCTTGTTCCCCGACGGTCCAGGACGGATTCGAGCGCTGGGCATCTGGCAGGGGGCGACCGCTGCCGGCGGAACCGCCGGAATCGTTCTGGGAGGGCTGCTGGTCGAAGTGCTCGGGTGGAGAAGCGTCTTCATCATCAACGTCCCGATCGTGATCACGCTCGTCGTTCTGGTACCTCGGGTGATACCGCGACCGGCGCCCCGACAGAGCGTCTCCCTGCACGTCGGTCCGTCGTTGTTGGTCACCGTGGGCATTGCACTTGTGATCTACGCGCTGAGCAGTTTGGAACAGTACGGGCCGGTGAGTGTCAACACCCTGGCTCCTTTCATCACCGGCCTCGTCCTAGTCGCCGGTTTCATCGCGATTCAGGTGCGCTCCCGGGACCCGCTCATCGCGCGCGCGTTGCTTCGCTCACGGCAACGGCGCGGCGCGTTGGGCGTCATGCTCATCACCGGCGCCGTCCTCGCCGCCTATGTCTACTTCGTTTCGCTCTATCTGCAGACCGTGCTCGGGCTGAGCCCGTTGCTCACCGGGCTCAGCCTGCTGCCCGCAACACTCACGATCGTCGTGCTCTCGTCATTCATCGCCCGCCGGGTCATCGCGAGGACCGGCCTGAAGTCCTCGGCGCTTATCGGCGCGCTACTGGTCGCCGGCGGCCAGTCGTGGTTTGTGTCGCTCTCGACCGCGGGCAGCTACCTCCTCAACGTTCTCCCGGCCCTCCTCTTGACAGCTGCCGGCATCGGACTGCTGCTGCCCGCGGTGTCCATCGCCGCCACTGCGGACGTCGCGTCGAACGTCCAGGGCGCTGCGGCCAGCCTTCTGACGACGAGTCAGCAGGTCGGCGCGGCTCTAGGGGTCGCAGCCCTGGCCACCATCGCCGCGTCCCGGACCTCCGCCGGCGCGAGCGCATCCGGGGGATACTCCACCGCCTTCCTGGTCTCCGCCATAGCGACGGTCATCGTGGTCGTCATCGTGGCAGCGACCTTCACGAAGCCGGAACCGGCATCTTCAACCCCAGCTGCACATCCCTAGGAGGAAAACATGAAAGACGCAGACCACCAACCCGCTCCCCTCCGATTCTCGACCGACATCAAACCGCTCTTTCGTGAGCTCGACCGCAACAGCATGGTGAAGGTTTTCGACCTGTGGAACTACTCCGACGTCGCGGAACATCAAGACGCGATTGTCCACTCGCTCGAAAGCGGTGCCATGCCCTGCGACGGCACATGGCCTGCCGCCCAAGTAGCCAAGATCAAGCGCTGGATCGCGGAGGGATCTCAGCCCTGACTCAGCCGCCCTGAATCTCTCCGCGAGTCGCCCGCCGATCGACATGGGGACGGCAATCGATCATCCATTGACTGCGGGAGGAGATCGGGTGCTCGCGCAAAGACGGGCGAATACCGCCTTTGCGAGACGGCGGGGATCTGCGATCCTCAACGTTGGGACATCCGCTGAGCACATTCCCAAAAGGCGTC is drawn from Microbacterium hatanonis and contains these coding sequences:
- a CDS encoding VOC family protein encodes the protein MASFDSVGNVFYFVADLDAAVEWYAARLNCQPVVRGGALVAFELGRSRLTLHAMDELNSPGPSGTVPYWTVLDVDAVVAEWTAHGAKAHRGPKTVFTGERLCQLLDPFGNLFAVREEPSLRADADR
- a CDS encoding MFS transporter; amino-acid sequence: MSNASPNPRKAAVRPPPSQNLALIVVCAAQFVLQLDFSVVNVALPSIKGGLGFSDSDLQWIVTGYALTFGALLLFGGRAGDLFGQRKMLLLGLIVFGVGSVGGGLAPTPETLIAARFVQGAAGALVSPAALSSLTLLFPDGPGRIRALGIWQGATAAGGTAGIVLGGLLVEVLGWRSVFIINVPIVITLVVLVPRVIPRPAPRQSVSLHVGPSLLVTVGIALVIYALSSLEQYGPVSVNTLAPFITGLVLVAGFIAIQVRSRDPLIARALLRSRQRRGALGVMLITGAVLAAYVYFVSLYLQTVLGLSPLLTGLSLLPATLTIVVLSSFIARRVIARTGLKSSALIGALLVAGGQSWFVSLSTAGSYLLNVLPALLLTAAGIGLLLPAVSIAATADVASNVQGAAASLLTTSQQVGAALGVAALATIAASRTSAGASASGGYSTAFLVSAIATVIVVVIVAATFTKPEPASSTPAAHP